The genomic region TCCCGTCATAAAATTTCATCTACATGTATATGTCTCTCAATAATCACTCTGCTATAAATACTATTGGTTTGCACTTAAtttgaaaactgtaaaaatcCTAGGTTATCTCTCACTACTAGATAAATGCTCACTTCATAAGTACTAATCTCAGATAGGAACTAGCATGGTTACCGTGCTAGGGGCTGAGAGAGACCAAGAGGAAGTGCTCTGTTCACAGTACACGTGTAAAGCTTCATATTACCGCATATTAAAAACACGAACCTCAAAGCAGCTCAGAGCAACTTGGAACCTCTGCCTAAACTCTTCCATCTACAAAGTGCTTCTCGGGACTCGAGCTCCCAGGATCCAGTCACAGTGGCGTCAGGACCACAGACCCCAGTGGGTCACCCTGCCTTCACGCCCCGTGGGGCACCAGGGTCAGCGAGGAAGAGTCTGAGGCCATGGGTGGGCCGTGCGGGGCTGGGGTCCCGACGTCGGTGGCACCAGGAAGCGGACGAGGCAGCCGTCACCAGGGCAGGGGCTGGCCCGCGCAGTAGGCGCACTCGGGGGCGCTGGCCGCGCAGGGCTCGCAGAGCACGCGGTGCTTGCAGGGCCGCAGGACGGCGCCGGCACGCTCCCGGCACACCACGCACTGTTTCGCCCGCAGCTGGAAGATCACCTGCGGGCCAGGCGTGAAGCACCATTAGGCTGGGGCATTAGGCTGCCCTCCTGCGGCCACCCAGGAGCCAGGAGGGGGCGGGAGGATCCACCACAAACCTccggggtggggctgggctccCAGAGCCTGCGCCACCACAGGGCgaggggaggggagctgggcAGGCGGCCCGTGGAGAGGCCTGGGCAGGATGGACGCCGGCTCCTGAACAGCCTCCGGCGAGAAAAGCCAAAGCCCGTGTACAGGCCCCTCGGAGATGAAGTGTGTGCAGGCCGGGCCAGGGAAGTGACATGCGTGACAGGCAGGGGCGGGGAGCCCCCAGACGCCCCGGGCTCTAACAAAATGCCTGGTGTGGAAGGGTCTTCCTGCTGAGCCAAGGGCAGCAGGTTCAGCACTACAGCAGGGGGGTGACTAAGGACCCTGGAGGGTGACCCAAAGACGCGGGTGACATGGCCCCTGTCCAGGGGGGCACGGTGGCTGAGAGGAGGCAAAGGGGGAGTGGACGGAAGCTGTACCGggccccccgccccacctcgGTGCTCAGCCCGCTGGTTCCTTGAGGACGAGCCTGGACTCACCCCGTCCACCGCCTCCAAATCCAAGCGCAGCTGACTCTGCAGCGAGTGCAGCTTGGGCAGGGGGATGGCACCGATGTCGCCGCAGCCGCTCAGCCCGGGGAGCGCGGAGGCCAAGCCCCGgccctccagctcctcctgcaGCCGACGGAATTGcgcctccacctcctccttcttCTGCAGCGCCAGCTGCCGGGCACTGTCGGCCGCAAGCGCCCGCTCCTTAGCCTCCTTGGCCTCCCGCTGCCATGCGTCGCAGGCCTGAAACCCAGGAGCCGAGGTGACCCTGCGGAGCCGGCTCCCCGCCCCACGCCCTGCTCagccccgcgccccgccccgtgggccccgccccctgccccgcccgCCCGCACCGTGGCCCGCCCAGCTCACCTGCTTCACCTGCTGCCAGGACTCCTCCCACTGCCGGATCTTCCTCTTGGCCTCATCCAGCTGCCTCCGGACCCGGGCCAGCTCGGCGCTGCTGGGACTCACGCCTGAGGAGGCCGCGGGGCCGGCGTTCAGGATTGGGGACGGGCTGGGAGAGAAGCTGCCAGAGACGAAGTCCCAGATGCTGCCGGGGACGCCGTTCAAGCCTGAGTGTGGAGGAGCTGGCGTCAGCCTGCTCGAGCTTGGGCCTCTTGGGCATCCCCCCAGCCAGCTCTGgggaccccagccctgccccccgaCAAGGACGCCTGCGCCATCACTCGCCCCAAGAGCTGTGTCGTGGGGGCCGCGGAACTCAGACCCTGGTCCCAGAACCCTGTCCACACTTAGGACCTGGAGGACCCCACAGGGTTTCTGGTTACCTGAGTGACATCTATTGACGTATGTGACATCAGAGAGTAAAACAAGCATTTAAAAAcatggtttctttaaaaataacaataaaaacattgtttcttttaaaacagaTCACAAGTTTCCATTTGCAGATGGATTCTGCAAATCCATCTGCTTCTGTGCTTGGCCTCTGCTGACTTCGTGCGCCTGGCAGCCTGCGACGCGAGGCGGGTCCCATCAGAGTGGCGTCCTAGGGCGGCATGGGGTCCCAGGCACGCTGATCCCCCCAGAGGTCCAGGTGCGAACCCCAGGCCCTGTCCCCAGGGCACGTGCAGCCGAGCAGCGGCAACAGGACATGATGGACTGCACTGTGGCTCCCCCCACCCTGGGGCCCCACGAGGCCACTCACCGAAGGAGTTGTAGGACGAGACTGAGGGGCCCAGTGCTCTGGGCTCCGACTTGAGGGGCGGCGGCTGCTGGGGGGGCGTCATGGCCGAGGAGATGAGTGGGCCCGGCAAGGACTGGGAGAAGGAGCCGAGCGGGGAGGCGGACAGGGATGAGGAAGAGTGCAGGGATGGGGAACGCGGCAGGCAGCCCGGGATGGCCACAGGGGCAGAGCCCCCCAGCGACCTCTGACCTGCACGGAGTTGGGGGAGTGGTGTCAGGTTAGTGGGAGGCGGTTGCTGCAGCCCCAGGGACCAGACACACAACAGGAGACCCTCTGCCCTGGAATCTCCCGGCACTGCCCAAGCTGGGGGACTCCCACCCAGGTGAGAAGGCCACACGTCTCACCCCTCAGATGCTCTCTAGGCCCGCCTGGGTGACCTGTCCACAGGCACAGTGGTCCCAGAACGTTTTAGGCCCCAGAAGTGGTTTTTTTTAagatcagagaaattaaaaaaaaaaaaaaaaagatgaacttttACATTGAAGAAAACGATTCAGTATCTGATGTGAACTGTGAACCTATTTGTCTTCATACCAATGTGGTGGTTACTCGTCTCCTCGAAATGGCCACAAAGGCCTGCCCCCGACTCTGTAGGGactttggggtggggggtgcagggaGGCAGACAggacccctcccaccccagaggCACAGGGGGCGGTCCTGGAAGGCATCGGCTTAGGTGCTACCTGTGGGTCCCAGGTCACGGCCGTCGTGTTCCTCCAGGTCCTTATCCGGGGGCACAAGGCTGATGTCACCAAGGTGAAGGTCTAAGGTGGATCCTGCAGGACAGATCTAGTGTCACCGAGGGGGGATCCAGGCTCCTGTGGCGGGGGGACCCACCTGGGCTCGGGGTCCACCCCTCCTATAGCCATGGCAACACAGCCCTCATCTCGCCGACTGAGCTTCTGATCATTTGGTAAAATCTGACCGGATCACATGCCTGCCTAGTAAAGAAAATCTGAGGAGGGCGACGTCCATGGGGAGAAAGGGGCTCACGGACAACGCGGGGGGGACCTGCACTGACCTCCACCCCAGGGCCCAAACCAGGTCCCGCAAGTGGGCAGGGTTGTTTCCCTCCTGTTCTGCTGGGGACCCCTGTGCACCCCCCCAGGCCTGTCATAG from Bos javanicus breed banteng chromosome 25, ARS-OSU_banteng_1.0, whole genome shotgun sequence harbors:
- the UNKL gene encoding putative E3 ubiquitin-protein ligase UNKL isoform X3; the encoded protein is MEKILGEDPRWQDTNFVLGSYKTEQCPKPPRLCRQGYACPHFHNSRDRRRDPRRFQYRSTPCPSVKHGDEWGEPSRCASGDSCALCHSRTEQQFHPEIYKSTKCNDMRQTGHCPRGPFCAFAHVDKSLGMASDWSCRDLALTNVPTTPSGQPGHAKRRESPADGSQKASEQDGKQSHLAVLAVGHPLAPSVSSSLASSLASSTGSGGSSPTALPALSARTHPLDPSGSAGEGVPGSTLDLHLGDISLVPPDKDLEEHDGRDLGPTGQRSLGGSAPVAIPGCLPRSPSLHSSSSLSASPLGSFSQSLPGPLISSAMTPPQQPPPLKSEPRALGPSVSSYNSFGLNGVPGSIWDFVSGSFSPSPSPILNAGPAASSGVSPSSAELARVRRQLDEAKRKIRQWEESWQQVKQACDAWQREAKEAKERALAADSARQLALQKKEEVEAQFRRLQEELEGRGLASALPGLSGCGDIGAIPLPKLHSLQSQLRLDLEAVDGVIFQLRAKQCVVCRERAGAVLRPCKHRVLCEPCAASAPECAYCAGQPLPW
- the UNKL gene encoding putative E3 ubiquitin-protein ligase UNKL isoform X4, giving the protein MTPPQQPPPLKSEPRALGPSVSSYNSFGLNGVPGSIWDFVSGSFSPSPSPILNAGPAASSGVSPSSAELARVRRQLDEAKRKIRQWEESWQQVKQACDAWQREAKEAKERALAADSARQLALQKKEEVEAQFRRLQEELEGRGLASALPGLSGCGDIGAIPLPKLHSLQSQLRLDLEAVDGVIFQLRAKQCVVCRERAGAVLRPCKHRVLCEPCAASAPECAYCAGQPLPW